In Helicobacter ganmani, a single genomic region encodes these proteins:
- a CDS encoding sugar transporter, whose translation MQDSQANHLTHHWKMWLAVIAISLAAFIFNTSEFVPIGLLSLIAKDFGVSEAEAGFLISLYAWVVALASLPLMLACSRFEMKRLLLLVVGLFVLSHIGSALSSGYWTLMLSRIGVACAHALFWSIATPMAVRVAPKGKESVALSCIATGTSIALIAGLPLGRVIGLHLGWRISFLSIGIVAFLLLLVLVKSLPKIPSGGAISPRSLPKLLKTPQLLGIYGITLCLVSAHFIVYSYIEPFLMQYANFGENVITMVLIVFGGIGFVGSFVFSKYYNEYKTFFLNFAIFGIFIALASLIGAKFSLFGALLICVLWGLCITLFNLTLQAKVLQLVPVGTAVAMSMFSGIYNVGIGSGAFVGGIVIQYLGIANLGFVGAGIALCVYIYYSKKMFF comes from the coding sequence TTTAACCCATCATTGGAAAATGTGGCTAGCTGTTATCGCAATTAGTCTTGCGGCATTTATATTTAATACTTCAGAATTTGTTCCCATAGGTCTTTTGAGTTTGATTGCAAAGGATTTTGGTGTAAGTGAGGCGGAAGCTGGGTTTTTGATTAGCCTTTATGCTTGGGTGGTGGCACTCGCGTCATTGCCTTTGATGTTGGCTTGTTCTCGCTTTGAAATGAAACGGCTTCTACTCTTAGTTGTCGGGCTTTTTGTTTTGAGTCATATTGGCTCTGCATTGTCTAGTGGATATTGGACATTAATGCTATCTAGGATTGGAGTTGCTTGTGCGCACGCGTTATTTTGGTCTATTGCTACTCCAATGGCAGTGCGCGTAGCTCCTAAAGGCAAAGAAAGTGTGGCACTTAGTTGCATTGCGACGGGCACGAGTATTGCATTAATTGCTGGATTGCCTTTAGGAAGAGTGATTGGATTGCATTTGGGTTGGAGGATTAGTTTTTTAAGCATTGGAATCGTTGCATTTCTGCTTCTTTTGGTTTTGGTTAAGAGTTTGCCCAAAATACCTAGTGGAGGCGCAATTTCTCCTAGAAGCTTGCCAAAACTCCTCAAAACTCCACAATTACTTGGAATCTATGGAATCACACTTTGCCTCGTTAGTGCGCATTTTATCGTGTATAGTTATATTGAACCCTTTTTGATGCAGTATGCGAATTTTGGAGAAAATGTTATTACAATGGTATTGATTGTCTTTGGGGGCATTGGTTTTGTGGGAAGTTTTGTGTTTTCTAAATATTATAATGAATACAAAACATTTTTCTTAAATTTCGCAATTTTTGGGATTTTTATTGCGCTTGCAAGTTTAATTGGAGCGAAGTTTAGCCTTTTTGGGGCATTATTGATTTGTGTGCTTTGGGGCTTGTGTATTACATTGTTTAATCTTACTCTCCAAGCAAAAGTATTACAATTAGTTCCTGTTGGTACTGCTGTGGCAATGTCAATGTTTTCTGGAATTTATAATGTCGGTATTGGAAGTGGAGCATTTGTAGGTGGAATCGTGATTCAATATTTAGGAATTGCAAATCTTGGATTTGTAGGTGCGGGAATTGCACTTTGTGTTTATATTTATTATAGCAAGAAAATGTTTTTTTGA